The Amylolactobacillus amylophilus DSM 20533 = JCM 1125 genome contains a region encoding:
- a CDS encoding acyltransferase family protein — protein MNHIKKQKNRYITGYDGLRTFGVLGVILYHLNPNVFVGGYLGVPIFFAVSGYLVTDHMLASYQQTGHYDNKGYLLRRIKKIYPQLLTVLLASSAYIFMFQRDLLAKLYQIFISNVLNVYNWWQIANGQSYFERFAGHESPFTHLWTLSIEGQFYLIWPLIIFLLVRYVKKPGRMFGIMLGVSVLSAALMAFLYQPGVDTSRIYYGTDTRLFAILLGGALAVIWPSTQLRTHIAKSDRRLLNTIGAVAALGMLFLIFSPMMDPQKALTYRGGMFIFSILTVILIAIVAHPGADFNRYLTNPIFKWVGQRSYGIYLYQFPVMIFFENKVKVNPSNQIIAQIIEVLIILVVSDLAYRLIERPLGKVTWSKTRRYIKNIFDFHSPKIFRKVGFVFAVLIILVGASAIIVSPTVKAADPNDSPLAKQIAKNKAEDKKRNSALIRQAKEAKKKKINKSDLYREAEQNAKEKPINREFEPYGISQLQLQLAQKLPVTAIGDSVMAGSSNNLKVIFPQMIVDASVSRQLVNSFDLVNSYKQKGALNDTVLIALGTNGPFTSDDMAHMMQIIGPSRRVFWINTKVPRQWQGDVNELLTESAAKYRNLTVIDWYKYSVSHQDWFYDDQTHPSPDGSKYYTAFIAKEIIKNTKF, from the coding sequence ATGAATCATATAAAAAAACAAAAAAATCGCTATATTACGGGCTATGACGGATTAAGGACATTTGGTGTGCTAGGGGTAATTCTGTACCACCTGAACCCAAATGTTTTCGTTGGTGGCTACCTAGGTGTACCCATTTTCTTTGCTGTGTCGGGCTATCTCGTGACAGATCACATGTTGGCTAGCTATCAGCAGACAGGACACTATGATAATAAAGGCTATTTGCTGCGCCGCATCAAGAAGATTTATCCACAACTATTAACTGTCTTGTTAGCATCCAGTGCCTACATTTTCATGTTCCAGCGAGACCTGCTGGCCAAACTCTACCAGATTTTCATCTCAAATGTACTGAATGTTTACAACTGGTGGCAGATTGCAAACGGTCAATCATACTTTGAACGCTTTGCTGGTCATGAATCGCCGTTTACACATCTCTGGACGCTCTCAATTGAGGGGCAATTCTACCTCATTTGGCCGCTAATTATCTTTCTCCTAGTACGCTATGTTAAGAAACCCGGCAGAATGTTTGGCATTATGCTTGGTGTTTCGGTGTTATCTGCTGCTTTGATGGCTTTTTTATACCAACCGGGAGTTGACACAAGTAGAATCTATTACGGCACGGATACAAGACTATTTGCAATCTTACTTGGTGGTGCGCTTGCGGTTATCTGGCCGAGTACGCAATTACGGACGCATATTGCTAAAAGTGATCGACGCCTCTTAAATACTATCGGAGCCGTTGCTGCACTTGGTATGTTGTTTCTGATTTTCTCGCCAATGATGGATCCGCAAAAGGCTCTAACATACCGTGGCGGGATGTTTATTTTCTCGATTCTAACCGTCATCTTGATTGCTATCGTGGCTCATCCGGGAGCCGACTTTAACAGGTACCTCACTAACCCAATTTTCAAGTGGGTGGGTCAGCGAAGCTATGGAATTTACCTGTACCAGTTCCCAGTAATGATTTTCTTCGAGAATAAAGTCAAGGTGAATCCTTCAAATCAGATCATTGCGCAAATTATCGAGGTGCTGATTATTCTGGTAGTCTCTGATTTAGCTTACAGATTAATTGAACGTCCGCTCGGAAAGGTTACCTGGTCGAAGACCAGGCGTTACATCAAAAATATCTTTGATTTTCATTCACCAAAGATATTCCGTAAAGTTGGCTTCGTCTTCGCTGTGCTAATCATATTGGTCGGTGCGAGTGCAATTATCGTGTCGCCAACCGTGAAGGCTGCTGACCCCAATGACTCGCCGTTAGCTAAGCAGATAGCGAAGAATAAAGCAGAGGATAAAAAGCGGAATTCTGCCTTAATTAGACAGGCTAAGGAAGCTAAAAAGAAGAAAATTAATAAATCGGATCTATATAGGGAAGCCGAGCAGAATGCCAAAGAAAAACCAATTAACCGTGAGTTTGAACCATATGGAATTTCGCAATTGCAACTGCAATTAGCACAGAAGCTGCCGGTAACGGCAATTGGCGATTCGGTAATGGCTGGTTCAAGTAATAATTTGAAGGTTATCTTTCCTCAGATGATTGTTGATGCATCTGTCTCACGCCAGCTCGTCAATTCATTTGACCTGGTTAACTCTTACAAACAAAAGGGTGCATTAAATGATACGGTCTTGATAGCACTCGGAACAAACGGTCCATTTACTAGTGATGATATGGCCCACATGATGCAGATTATCGGCCCATCTAGACGTGTATTCTGGATTAATACTAAGGTGCCACGTCAGTGGCAGGGAGATGTTAATGAACTGCTCACCGAATCTGCTGCCAAGTATAGGAATCTCACCGTCATTGATTGGTACAAGTATTCAGTAAGTCACCAGGATTGGTTCTACGATGATCAGACACATCCAAGTCCTGATGGTTCGAAGTACTACACGGCATTTATTGCAAAAGAAATAATTAAAAATACAAAATTTTAG